The genomic segment TTCTGGTAATGGACCGGAGCCTCATCACGCAACCGTTTGAAATAGGCGCGCCACTGATCCTGCCGATATAAAAACGGATTGCTGACATCGATGTCCTCAAGGGCCAGCGTGTTAACGTCCGGGATGGCTGATTCAACAAATTCGGGCACGGGCCGGCGTGGGCCGAAGGCCTTCTTCTTGGCGCCCATTAACAGTTTCAGCCCCTGGATCTGCCTGTGCATCGGCACCACCCTGGAGGTAGCATTAATCACTCGGGACTGAATGTCGTCAAATGTTTTGGACAGTGTTGGCATGCGTCCTCCTATGTTCACATCTGGAACTCGGGTAAATGCACGGTCATGCCGTCCATTTCATCAGTAATGACCACCTGGCAGCCCAGGCGCGAAGTGCTTGCCCGCTCCGGGGTCATTGACAGCATTTGCTCTTCCTCACCACCAGGCGTACCTGTCTTTCTGAACCAATCGTCCGAGACGATCACGTGGCAGGTACCACAGGCACACTCTCCCCCACAATCCCCGTCAATACCGGGAATCAGATTGTCAACGGCGATTTGCATTACCGAGGAACCAGCTTTGAATTCAGCAACATGTTCAGTTTGATCATGTTCTATAAAAGTAATCTTGCCCATTATTGTTCTCCTGCCAGTAGTGTTCAGTAATAGATATTGTCTGTCTGACGACACTCCTGTCAGGTCATTTCTTGACAAGCTGAGGTCATTTAAAGACAAAATGACGATCATTTAGGACGGGGAAGATCGATGATGACGACGCAGAAGACGGGTGATTTGCAAAAATCCGGTCCCGGTATTCCATCGAATTACTCACGGCTCATTGCACGTGAGCTCGATTTAACAGCCAAACAACTGCCACGTCTGCTGCTCGGCACCGGGCTTGGTGTGACGCAATTCCTGAGCGAGGAAAGCCTGCTTACCGCAGCGCAGCAGGTGCGGATTCTGCGCAACGCACTGGATTTGTCCGGCCAGCCGGAATTAGGGTTATGGCTAGGCAAGCGACTGACCCCGGCAACCCATGGTGCGATGGGATTCGTGGCCTACAGCAGCCCCGACTTTCTCACTGCGCTGCAAGCGATTCATACTTTTCTGCCCACGCGCGCGAGCTTCATCCAACTGCATTTGCGGCAAGTCAACGAGCGCCTGGAATGTATTCTGGACTACCAGGAGTCGCTGGACGATGACATACAGCGGTGCCTGTCGGATGCGATGGTTAAGGCCCTTTTTGAATTTGGCGAGTTTATAATTGGTCGCCCTTTGCATGAGGCTGAAATATGCTTCGCTCATCCTGAACCCCCGTATCAGGCAATGTATGCCGATTTTTTGCCCGGGCAGATTCGCTTTGATTGCGACCAGTTAAAACTTACGTTGCCGATGTCGTTGTGTCAGGAACCGAATGCCTCCGCCAATCACGAAAACTATCGTCTGGCCTTGCAACAGTGTGAATCGATGCTTGCGCAACTTCAGTCGGATAAACCGAGCTATCAGACCCAGCTGAAGATGATGATGTTGTCCCGACCGCCCGGAACGCTCAGTGAAGACGAAGCAGCAGCCTCGTTGTTCATGAGCAAACGCACCCTGGCACGCAAACTCAAACAGGAACGCAGCGGTTTTCGGAAAGTTCGCGACGAGATTCTGTCCCAGCAGACAGCGACCTACTTGCGTGACAGCCAGCTGTCAATCGAGGCCATTGCCGCGTTGATGAACTATCACGACAGTGCCAATTTCAGACGCGCCTTCAAGCGCTGGTTTGACCAGTCGCCTGAGCAGTTCAGGCAAAATGTCAGATCACAAACCGTGCATCCGCATGATTAGCGATCATAAACAGAGGCTACTTGCTTGCGTTTGTGAAGCCAGAACCTATGCCTGCCCCCCTTTATTGATCACACCGTCCATAGCGATCTGCCAGATCAAGTCGCCAATGGTGTCGAGTGAATGAGCCCCGTTCGGGTCGAACCAGGTTGCAACCCAGTTGAGCGCCCCAAGGCCGATCAGGCGAAGCAGGCGGCCATCAATATTCTTGCGGACCACGCCCTGCGCAATCATTGTTTCGAGGATACCGGCCCACAGGGACTCGTACTGGTCACGCAGTTCGATGATTTCCTCGCGAGCCTCCGGGCCCAGCGCCCGCCATTCAAACAGCAGCACGTAAACCGCGTCCGAATCGACCAACAGGGCTCGCAGATGCGCGTTGATACAAAGACGTAAACGCTCAACCGGGTCATCCGAACTGGCGTAAGCCGACTCGACCTCTGCGGTAACCAGGTCCACCCCCCGGCGCATCAGCTCGACAAGCAGCGCTTCCTTGCTGTTGTAACGATAATACAGACTTCCGGGCAGCATATTGCAGGCCTCGGCAATCTCCTTGAGCGACGTCCTTTCAAAGCCTTTCTCACGAAAAAGCCTGGCTGCGTTAGACAAAACGTCGCCCTGGTCGCCCAGTTTGCTTGGAGGAGCCATCTGTCTGTTAACCATCGCTTAAGTATCTCCTCAGCAAGCCAGTTCGTTATTCATCAGAGCGGCCACCACCTGACTTGTTACACTGATCGTACGCCATTGCACGGGTGGCGTGCCATTTGCCTCAACAGATTCTTGACTTTTGGTTGGTTAACCAACCAAAATCCAGCAACAATGTTATTCGGAAGAAACTGACATGGCAATGACATATGACAATCAGCTGTTTCCCGCCACTTCCGCCCCTGTGCGAAATGCAAACCGGGGTGGGCAGATCTGATGACGGAGTCGAACAGAGCTCAGCACAGTGACGCTGTGACGACGGCGTGGCAGTTCACCGAACAGGTTCCCCACGGCAGGGATCTGGGTATGCAGGTTGTCTCTGTGAACGGAAACCAGGTCTGCATGCGCCTGACCCCACAGCCGTGGATGTTCGCCGAAGAGGATACAAAAGAAATCTGCACCAGCGTGCTCTACTCGCTGGCCGACTCCGCCGGAGGCTTGGCGGTATTCGCGGGGGCCCTGGAGTTGATGCCCATTGCCACGCTGGATCTGCGCATGGATTATCTGCGGCCCGCCATCGGCGACCGTGCCCTCTTGGCGGTGGCCACCTGTCGTCATTTAACGGACGAGGTCGCGTTCATCCATTGCGACATCCTCAGCGAGAGCGATAGTGCACTGTTAGCGACGGCAAACGCCACCTTCATGCGCAACACCCAGGGCCAGCGATTCCAGGCCGGTGGACGAAAAAAGGAGGGCGCATGAGCACGACTGGCGATTCGGCACAACCCATCTCAGGCCCTACCGAAAGCGGGAAAGAATGTTCCGACTGGCAGGCTCTGCTGGAGCGCATTCCCTACGCACGGCACCTTGGGCTTGAGGTTCAACGCGACGATGTAGGTCTAGTGGTTCATATGCCGTGTCGTGAAGCGCTCATTGGCAACTTTATGCTACCCGCCCTCCATGGCGGCGTGCTTGGCGCCCTGATCGAACTCACCGCGCGGGTCGCTGCGCAAAGCCAGGATACCGACAAACGTTGCCCACGCATTCTCGACAGCCACATTAACTACCTCCGTTCCGCGCAGGCCCGATCGACGTTCGCCAGCGCCGAAATTGTTCGACAAGGCAGGCGGAGCAGCCTGGTCCGGGTGACCTGCTGGCAGGGCGATAAGCGCAAACCGATCGCCAGCGGTCAGGTTCAGTTGTTGCTCCCGACAGTGGCGGCCAAAGAAGCAGATCTTCATGAACAATAAGCACAACAACCCTGAACGCGACCAATTCCAGGCGCCGGATGGCGCGGAGATCGCACTGTGGCGCTGGCCGCAATCCAAAGCGCGCCCCACGGTGCACTGGGCGCATGCAACGGGTTTCCATGGCCGCCTGTACCGCCCCCTCCTTGATGGGCTTGCCACGGACGTCAATGTCCTGGCCTGGGACATGCGGGGGCACGGGGCCAGCGCCGGTGCGGCGAACTTTTCGACATTCCGGGGCTGGGAAACCTACTATCGCGACATGACCGCTCTGCTGGGTAGCCTGGACGAGCCGGTCTGGCTCGCCGGCCATTCTATCGGTGCCACCACCAGCATCATGGCCGCTGCCCGACGGCCAGACAAAGTGCTGGGCCTGATTCTGGCGGAACCGGTGATCATGGATCCGGGGCAGGGCCTGAAGTTGTGGCTGGCCAAGCTGCTACGCCAGTCACATCGGTTGTCACTGGCCGCCGGAGCCGCACGTCGGCGCCGGGTATTCGACTCGCACGCTGCTGCGCTGGACAACTATCGGGGCCGCGGTGGCTTCAAGACCTGGCCCGATGCATGGCTGGAGGCCTACATCCAACACGCTTTTCTGCCGCAGGACGATCAAGTTCGCCTGGCGTGTGCGCCGGAGTGGGAGAGCACCACCTTTGCCCATACCGAACACAACCCCTGGCCCGGTATTCGTCAGTTGCGGTGCCCGGTTATCGCGCTGGCGGCGGAACGCGGGTCAACCTTCTCGCCGGCGGCGCAAAAACGTCTGCAGACCTTGTTGCCCTCGGCTGACGTGAGGGTTCTTGAGGGTACGACTCATTTTCTGCCCATGGAACAGAAGGAAGCCGTTCGCGATGCCATCCTGCAACTTGCTTTGTCCAGACACCGCGAGAACTGATACCCACACCTTGATTTTGCCAATCGGGACACCTGCCATGCGCTGTATGCTGACACTGTTTATCTCGCTGCTCATTCTGTCTGGTTGTCAGCAGTCTTCGGAACCGCCCCCAGAGGCCCGCGCCCCTATCCCCTGGGTAAAAACAGTTGAACTAAAGGACGCCGGCCCAACAACGCACAGATTTTCAGGAACCCTGCGAGGCCGCCACGAAGTTCCTCAGGCCTTTCAGATCGCCGGTCGGATTCAACATCGTTACATTGATGCCGGTCAACGCGTGGAAAAAGGCGACTTACTGTTCAAACTCGATACACGAGACCTTGTAGCAACGGCGGAGGGAGCCGCCGCGGATCTGAAGCGTGCAGAAGCGGCCCTGGCAATTACCACCAATGAGCTCCAGCGCCAACAGCAACTTGTGGGGCGTCAGTTTGTCAGCGAACAAACCCTGCAACGCCTTGAATTGGCAGAGCGTGAGGCGCGCAGCCAGGTGCAAACGGCTTCTGCACGCAATCAGCAGGCTCAGAATGCCCTGGGGTATGCGGAACTGAAAGCCGCCCATGCAGGCGTGGTCACTGAGGTCATCGTTGAACCCGGCCAGGTTGTGGGTGTCGGTCAAACCCTTGCCGTTCTGGCCGAAGATCAATCGCTGGAAGTCGAGGTTTTTTTGCCAGAGGGCAGTAGCCCGCCCAGGCGCGGTTATGTTCCTTTACCCAATGGCGAACAGCTTGCTGTGAGCCTGAGAGAGATTGCCGGGGCTGCCGACCCGGCAAGCCGGAGCTGGCGTGCCCGATACAGCCTGGAGGGGCCCTACCCCTCATCTTTAACCCTGGGTTCGGTGGTGAGTGTCCAGTTAGCACAGAAGCAAACCGCGCCCAGCCATCGCGTACCGCTGGGTGCCCTCGATGAGAGAGGGCAAACGCCGCAGGTCTGGTTGGTCTCCGATGGCACGGTGAAGCCCCTTGCGGTCGAGGTGATCGATCTGGGTGAAGAGTATGCGCAGATCAAGGCCGATATCAACGCGGGAACGCCCATCGTCGCGTTGGGGACACACCTGCTCACGCCTGGCATGGCGGTGCGGGAGCTGGCTCAATGAGCTTACCGAATCTTTCCGCGCTGGCAGTGCGCGAGCGTTCGGTCACCCTCTTTTTTCTTTTGCTGTCCGTTGTTGCCGGTTTCTACGCGTTCTCCTCCCTTGGTAGGGCGGAAGACCCTGCGTTCACCGTCCGGGCGATGGTGGTTTCTGTCGTCTGGCCAGGAGCAACCCCTGAGGTGCTGCAGAATCAGGTCGTGGATC from the Marinobacter sp. LQ44 genome contains:
- a CDS encoding PaaI family thioesterase, whose translation is MSTTGDSAQPISGPTESGKECSDWQALLERIPYARHLGLEVQRDDVGLVVHMPCREALIGNFMLPALHGGVLGALIELTARVAAQSQDTDKRCPRILDSHINYLRSAQARSTFASAEIVRQGRRSSLVRVTCWQGDKRKPIASGQVQLLLPTVAAKEADLHEQ
- a CDS encoding AraC family transcriptional regulator; this translates as MMTTQKTGDLQKSGPGIPSNYSRLIARELDLTAKQLPRLLLGTGLGVTQFLSEESLLTAAQQVRILRNALDLSGQPELGLWLGKRLTPATHGAMGFVAYSSPDFLTALQAIHTFLPTRASFIQLHLRQVNERLECILDYQESLDDDIQRCLSDAMVKALFEFGEFIIGRPLHEAEICFAHPEPPYQAMYADFLPGQIRFDCDQLKLTLPMSLCQEPNASANHENYRLALQQCESMLAQLQSDKPSYQTQLKMMMLSRPPGTLSEDEAAASLFMSKRTLARKLKQERSGFRKVRDEILSQQTATYLRDSQLSIEAIAALMNYHDSANFRRAFKRWFDQSPEQFRQNVRSQTVHPHD
- a CDS encoding 2Fe-2S iron-sulfur cluster-binding protein, whose amino-acid sequence is MGKITFIEHDQTEHVAEFKAGSSVMQIAVDNLIPGIDGDCGGECACGTCHVIVSDDWFRKTGTPGGEEEQMLSMTPERASTSRLGCQVVITDEMDGMTVHLPEFQM
- a CDS encoding alpha/beta fold hydrolase, with the translated sequence MNNKHNNPERDQFQAPDGAEIALWRWPQSKARPTVHWAHATGFHGRLYRPLLDGLATDVNVLAWDMRGHGASAGAANFSTFRGWETYYRDMTALLGSLDEPVWLAGHSIGATTSIMAAARRPDKVLGLILAEPVIMDPGQGLKLWLAKLLRQSHRLSLAAGAARRRRVFDSHAAALDNYRGRGGFKTWPDAWLEAYIQHAFLPQDDQVRLACAPEWESTTFAHTEHNPWPGIRQLRCPVIALAAERGSTFSPAAQKRLQTLLPSADVRVLEGTTHFLPMEQKEAVRDAILQLALSRHREN
- a CDS encoding efflux RND transporter periplasmic adaptor subunit, which codes for MLTLFISLLILSGCQQSSEPPPEARAPIPWVKTVELKDAGPTTHRFSGTLRGRHEVPQAFQIAGRIQHRYIDAGQRVEKGDLLFKLDTRDLVATAEGAAADLKRAEAALAITTNELQRQQQLVGRQFVSEQTLQRLELAEREARSQVQTASARNQQAQNALGYAELKAAHAGVVTEVIVEPGQVVGVGQTLAVLAEDQSLEVEVFLPEGSSPPRRGYVPLPNGEQLAVSLREIAGAADPASRSWRARYSLEGPYPSSLTLGSVVSVQLAQKQTAPSHRVPLGALDERGQTPQVWLVSDGTVKPLAVEVIDLGEEYAQIKADINAGTPIVALGTHLLTPGMAVRELAQ
- a CDS encoding TetR/AcrR family transcriptional regulator, with translation MVNRQMAPPSKLGDQGDVLSNAARLFREKGFERTSLKEIAEACNMLPGSLYYRYNSKEALLVELMRRGVDLVTAEVESAYASSDDPVERLRLCINAHLRALLVDSDAVYVLLFEWRALGPEAREEIIELRDQYESLWAGILETMIAQGVVRKNIDGRLLRLIGLGALNWVATWFDPNGAHSLDTIGDLIWQIAMDGVINKGGQA
- a CDS encoding PaaI family thioesterase encodes the protein MTESNRAQHSDAVTTAWQFTEQVPHGRDLGMQVVSVNGNQVCMRLTPQPWMFAEEDTKEICTSVLYSLADSAGGLAVFAGALELMPIATLDLRMDYLRPAIGDRALLAVATCRHLTDEVAFIHCDILSESDSALLATANATFMRNTQGQRFQAGGRKKEGA